From a region of the Salinispira pacifica genome:
- a CDS encoding response regulator transcription factor — MDILVVDDEPAIVRLFQQRFRREIRAGKLTLHFASDGSEALEIFNSSKAEVVMILSDINMPGMSGLELLEKIREMDDAIPVYMISAYENEEYSRQSTELGANGFIPKPLDFVGLKKLLQLDE; from the coding sequence ATGGACATATTGGTAGTTGATGATGAACCGGCAATTGTAAGACTTTTTCAGCAGCGCTTCCGCAGGGAAATCCGGGCCGGGAAGCTCACCCTTCATTTCGCCTCCGACGGCTCTGAAGCTCTGGAGATTTTTAACTCTTCAAAAGCTGAAGTTGTTATGATACTATCTGATATTAACATGCCGGGGATGAGCGGTCTTGAGCTGCTTGAGAAAATACGGGAAATGGACGACGCCATCCCTGTATATATGATCAGCGCCTATGAGAACGAGGAGTATTCACGGCAAAGTACGGAACTGGGGGCCAACGGTTTTATTCCCAAACCCCTGGATTTTGTAGGATTAAAAAAACTTCTTCAGTTGGACGAATAA